From the genome of Adhaeribacter pallidiroseus:
TGGTCGCTAATTTTAAAATATCCAAGTGTTCCTGCGCTAACTGAAAGTCTCCTTTGTAATAATTAAGCTTCGCATTCCGGAGCTTGGCTTCGTGCCCAATGGGTGTTTCTTTATGCGATTTTTCTACCTGCGAGTAAAGTAATGTTGCTTCCCAAGGTTCTCCGCGTAGTAGGTAAATATCACCCAAACTAATTTTGGCCTCGGCAACTAAATCCGGATTTGCCCGCGGCGTGTTTATTACTTCCTGCAATAATGTAATAGCTTTATCTTTTTCGTCGAGGTAAAAGGCATGTAGCATCGCCATATTTTTCATCACTTCCACTGTACGGCCACTTTTTCCCACTTCGTTTAGTAAGTTCTGGTAGTCCGAGATTAAAGTCTGAATTTTAGCTAAATCAACCGGGAAAGTATTCCGGACCTGTTCTTCGCGGGCTTTAATCAGGCGTTCGCGCGCGTAGCCATAATAAGGACTGGTTCGATACTCCTTAATAACGTAACTGTAAGCTTCTATGGCGCTTTCGTAATCTTTGTTTTTTAAGCTAATAGCCCCTAACTCCATCACTTTTTCACCGCCACCTTTGGTGCGCTTATCTAAAGATTTAGCCTGAATTAAGGCGCTAAAGAAATCTTTACGTTGCGTATATACCCAGATAAGTAATTCGCTGTAAACATTCTTATCGGGGTTTTGCTGTACGTTGGTTAATAGTATCTTTTCTAAAGCTTCAAACTCCTTTTCTTCGCGTAAGCTGTTTTGCAGCATGTTTTGAGCTAATAATAATTGCTCCGGATTTTCTTTTACAATATTTAATATTTCGGCGATTAGTTTCTCCGACTGCCGCTGATAAGCATACAGCTGCATTAATTGACTGGTATAATCGGTTTCTTTCTTGTTGATTTTGCGCCCTTGCAGGTACGTTTTCTCGGCGTAATCATACAGTTTATTCTGTTCAAAGGCTTGAGCAACTGCTAACACCGAGTTGGAATTAGCCTGACCGATGGTTTTATCAAAGGTTTTTTCAGCCGCCCGTTTATCGCCATTTGCTAATTGCACTACGCCCAGATCAATAGAAAAAGCAGGTACTTCCGGATTTCTTTTAATTGCTTTTTTTACCAGTTTTTCTGCTTCTTTATAGTTCTTAAGAGCCACCAGCGTTTTTAAATAATCCGGGTAAACCGTATTAAACTGCTGATTATTGCCAATAAGTTTACTATAAATAGAATTAGCCTTGTCATATTCCTGCTTTTGTAAATAGGTTTTAGCAAGAGCCTCTTCTTCTGAAGCACTCTGCGCCTGCACGCTGTTTAGGTCTGCAAAAATGTAAAAAATTAAAAAAAAGCTAAAAATTCGAGCAGATAACATCATAAAAGTTCTTCAAAATGGGAGAGACAAAAAAGTGCTTTTATACTAATTAGCGGCATCAAATGAGT
Proteins encoded in this window:
- a CDS encoding tetratricopeptide repeat protein; this encodes MQAQSASEEEALAKTYLQKQEYDKANSIYSKLIGNNQQFNTVYPDYLKTLVALKNYKEAEKLVKKAIKRNPEVPAFSIDLGVVQLANGDKRAAEKTFDKTIGQANSNSVLAVAQAFEQNKLYDYAEKTYLQGRKINKKETDYTSQLMQLYAYQRQSEKLIAEILNIVKENPEQLLLAQNMLQNSLREEKEFEALEKILLTNVQQNPDKNVYSELLIWVYTQRKDFFSALIQAKSLDKRTKGGGEKVMELGAISLKNKDYESAIEAYSYVIKEYRTSPYYGYARERLIKAREEQVRNTFPVDLAKIQTLISDYQNLLNEVGKSGRTVEVMKNMAMLHAFYLDEKDKAITLLQEVINTPRANPDLVAEAKISLGDIYLLRGEPWEATLLYSQVEKSHKETPIGHEAKLRNAKLNYYKGDFQLAQEHLDILKLATSREIANDAMDLSLLITDNVGLDSSTAALKEYAATELLIFQNKLPEAQQQLNTILQKYPQHSLTDDIFYLKAKVFLKTGNYQEAIRNLTKITENPQYDILSDDALFLLATIYEEQVKDPEKAKTLYNDLIVKYPGSIYTVDARKRFRKLRGDVVN